From Fibrobacter sp. UWB4, one genomic window encodes:
- the murG gene encoding undecaprenyldiphospho-muramoylpentapeptide beta-N-acetylglucosaminyltransferase, producing the protein MKKFLFVCGGTGGHIFPAVAIAESLKKMGVTQITFAGRKDSMEERLVAKNWPYEYISAVPLHRGPFLKNLALPFNLTKSLIRAKSVVKKVAPDVVIATGGYVSLPIVLAAGSMGIPVYLQEQNAVAGIANKVGARYAKTVFVTSEEAMKGFPIEKTRILGNPIRDLPSADSLTRPVEFREGRKAVFIVGGSQGAVGINNKIEESIGRIAAHEDISVVWQVGVKNVDSINERLGILPNVAVRGFLDNIYAYMKHADLIISRAGASGLAEILAFGKPSILLPYPHATANHQEHNARVVEKAGAALVELDDEPNDLWNKVEALLYDPERLKQMGEAAATLGMPDAADQIAKIILDMERS; encoded by the coding sequence ATGAAAAAGTTCCTCTTTGTTTGCGGTGGCACTGGTGGCCATATTTTCCCGGCAGTGGCTATTGCCGAAAGCTTGAAGAAGATGGGTGTTACTCAGATTACGTTTGCTGGCCGTAAGGATTCCATGGAAGAACGCCTTGTGGCAAAGAACTGGCCGTATGAATACATTTCGGCCGTTCCGCTGCATCGTGGACCGTTCCTCAAGAATTTGGCTTTGCCGTTCAACTTGACCAAGTCCTTGATTCGTGCAAAGAGCGTCGTAAAGAAAGTGGCGCCGGATGTCGTGATTGCAACTGGCGGTTATGTCTCGCTCCCGATTGTCCTTGCCGCTGGTTCTATGGGAATTCCTGTTTATTTGCAGGAACAGAATGCTGTTGCCGGTATTGCAAATAAGGTTGGTGCCCGTTATGCAAAGACTGTCTTTGTCACTTCCGAAGAAGCGATGAAGGGCTTCCCGATTGAAAAGACGCGTATTCTCGGCAATCCGATTCGTGATTTGCCTTCTGCGGATTCCTTGACTCGTCCGGTGGAATTCCGTGAAGGACGCAAGGCTGTGTTTATCGTTGGTGGTTCCCAGGGTGCCGTGGGCATCAACAACAAGATTGAAGAAAGCATTGGCCGCATTGCCGCCCACGAAGATATTAGCGTGGTCTGGCAGGTGGGTGTAAAGAATGTCGATAGCATCAACGAACGCCTTGGCATTTTGCCGAACGTCGCTGTGCGTGGCTTCTTGGACAACATTTATGCTTACATGAAGCATGCCGACTTGATTATCAGCCGTGCAGGGGCGTCGGGACTTGCAGAAATTCTTGCGTTTGGCAAGCCTTCTATTCTGCTCCCGTACCCGCATGCTACCGCAAACCATCAGGAACACAATGCCCGCGTGGTCGAGAAGGCTGGCGCTGCTCTCGTGGAACTTGATGATGAACCGAATGATCTTTGGAATAAAGTAGAAGCACTCCTTTATGATCCGGAGCGCTTGAAGCAGATGGGCGAAGCCGCTGCAACGCTTGGCATGCCTGATGCCGCTGACCAGATTGCGAAAATTATTCTGGATATGGAGAGATCGTAA
- a CDS encoding UDP-N-acetylmuramoyl-L-alanyl-D-glutamate--2,6-diaminopimelate ligase codes for MEKLSVTGLCDDSRRVKPGNLFFSIPAEGYEAFARSAIAAGAVAVVGETMAPEGLTSKWIQVPDVKAARLEAARIFYKDPFSKLTCHAITGTNGKTTSAFLMNAMLEAEGRKTALLGTIKNKIGDKSVPASLTTPGLLDLYEFASRAVAEGCTDLVMEASSHSLHQGRVAGIKFRSGLFSNLTQDHLDYHKTMDAYFEAKKLLFTKYLAENGVAVINIDDAHGEQLFNSLDCRKVAVSRLGKAKADVKPFGEIKSTEDGLEFTLPMIATEKFETPLCGDFNVDNLLLVLAWAHALCVPEDAMRKAIATVRVPGRFEKVWSKDGKHVIVDYAHTPDALERVLNVARSLCRGKLSTVFGCGGDRDKTKRPIMGGIAERIADKAWLTSDNPRTEKPADIIADVRAGMTTDKFEVVENREEAIIRACAELKSGDWLVIAGKGHEDYQIIGKTKHHFDDREIAVKAMTDAEA; via the coding sequence ATGGAAAAGTTGTCCGTGACGGGGCTTTGTGATGATTCCCGCCGTGTGAAACCGGGAAATTTATTCTTCTCCATTCCGGCAGAAGGCTACGAGGCTTTTGCCCGCAGTGCGATTGCTGCCGGTGCCGTTGCTGTCGTGGGCGAGACGATGGCTCCCGAAGGACTTACGTCCAAGTGGATTCAGGTGCCAGACGTGAAGGCTGCCCGCCTCGAAGCCGCAAGAATTTTTTACAAGGATCCGTTCAGCAAGCTCACTTGCCATGCCATTACGGGTACGAACGGCAAGACGACTAGCGCGTTCCTCATGAATGCGATGCTCGAAGCGGAAGGCCGCAAGACGGCATTGCTCGGTACCATCAAGAACAAGATTGGCGACAAGTCTGTGCCGGCATCGCTTACGACTCCGGGTCTTTTGGACCTTTATGAATTTGCATCCCGTGCTGTGGCTGAAGGCTGTACCGACCTCGTGATGGAAGCGTCTTCGCATTCGCTCCACCAGGGGCGTGTTGCTGGAATCAAGTTTAGAAGCGGTCTCTTTAGCAACTTGACGCAGGATCACCTTGATTACCACAAGACGATGGATGCCTACTTCGAAGCGAAAAAGTTGCTCTTTACGAAGTACCTTGCAGAAAATGGCGTGGCTGTCATCAACATTGACGATGCTCACGGCGAACAGCTCTTTAATTCTCTCGACTGCCGCAAGGTGGCTGTTTCGAGACTCGGCAAGGCTAAGGCTGACGTGAAGCCGTTTGGCGAAATCAAGAGCACCGAAGACGGCCTTGAATTCACGCTCCCGATGATTGCAACGGAAAAGTTTGAAACTCCGCTCTGCGGCGACTTTAACGTGGACAACTTGCTCCTCGTGCTTGCATGGGCACACGCCCTTTGCGTACCGGAAGATGCGATGCGCAAGGCGATTGCGACCGTGCGCGTTCCGGGTCGCTTTGAAAAGGTCTGGAGCAAGGACGGCAAGCATGTGATTGTGGACTACGCCCACACGCCGGATGCTCTTGAACGTGTGCTGAATGTGGCCCGTAGCCTCTGCCGCGGCAAACTTTCGACCGTGTTTGGCTGCGGTGGCGACCGCGACAAGACGAAGCGTCCGATCATGGGTGGCATTGCCGAACGCATTGCGGACAAGGCTTGGCTCACGTCGGACAATCCGCGTACCGAAAAGCCTGCAGACATCATCGCTGACGTTCGCGCCGGCATGACGACGGACAAGTTTGAAGTGGTCGAAAACCGCGAAGAAGCCATCATTCGCGCCTGTGCGGAACTCAAGAGCGGCGACTGGCTTGTGATTGCGGGCAAGGGCCATGAGGATTACCAGATTATTGGTAAGACCAAACATCATTTTGACGATCGCGAAATTGCGGTGAAGGCGATGACTGATGCTGAAGCTTGA
- a CDS encoding cell division protein FtsQ/DivIB codes for MFGRRIGYNERKRKRKRARMRRMRVAGVVRWYKRKGWILTLLLIVATVALWQSRFYLHQINPLELRHLQYIEIEGNRMLSWEDVVQSAQVETGMLMSELDADSVKKSLLQIPLIHSAEVESKFPSSLYIKLQEASPIVSVLEGGKGTVYSERGLSLPMSMMTALHLPILENESVGKVKLVAQFLFAMRKEDKPLYDRVSQVGWSEKDKAFEVFFKDAGFRVMFPESNWDKDLFMLYDAIGKGFRKDLLCASEVDMRFHGFAYIKNFDKRCING; via the coding sequence ATGTTCGGTCGACGGATCGGATACAACGAACGCAAGCGTAAGCGTAAGCGCGCCCGTATGAGACGGATGCGTGTGGCTGGCGTCGTTCGTTGGTACAAGCGTAAGGGCTGGATCTTGACCTTGCTCCTTATTGTGGCTACCGTCGCGCTGTGGCAGAGTCGTTTCTATCTACACCAGATCAATCCGCTTGAACTCAGGCATTTGCAGTACATCGAAATCGAGGGCAATCGTATGCTCTCTTGGGAAGATGTGGTGCAGAGTGCGCAGGTTGAAACGGGCATGCTCATGTCGGAACTGGATGCCGACTCTGTCAAGAAGTCTCTCTTGCAGATCCCGCTCATCCATTCTGCCGAAGTGGAAAGCAAGTTTCCTTCGTCGCTTTACATCAAGTTGCAGGAAGCGTCGCCAATCGTGTCTGTCCTTGAAGGTGGCAAGGGAACAGTCTATTCTGAACGTGGACTTTCGCTCCCGATGTCGATGATGACGGCTTTGCATTTGCCGATTCTTGAAAATGAATCGGTAGGGAAGGTAAAGCTTGTGGCCCAGTTCCTGTTTGCCATGCGTAAGGAGGACAAGCCTCTTTATGACCGCGTGTCGCAAGTGGGATGGTCGGAGAAGGATAAGGCTTTTGAAGTGTTCTTTAAGGATGCCGGATTTCGCGTAATGTTTCCGGAATCGAACTGGGATAAGGACTTGTTTATGTTGTATGATGCTATCGGAAAGGGCTTTAGAAAAGATCTCCTTTGTGCTAGCGAGGTTGATATGAGATTTCATGGATTTGCGTATATAAAAAACTTTGATAAGAGGTGTATCAATGGATGA
- a CDS encoding putative peptidoglycan glycosyltransferase FtsW: MSNAQSTGMNKLLMFVTLMLVCFGCVVVYSASAPVALSKNLPAEHYLLAHLSKVLASVVIIGVFYKIDYALWKVMSRVIFGVGAVLTLAAIVSGGEVKGASRWIFGIQPSEIMKFGFITWVCAKLSDAGDEIKSLKCSIIQPAVPLGIAAILLLCQPNYSMLIMFCTLLLVLLFIAGANYKYVGLSVLVSVPLGIIAMLLKSHTRMRILAFFSDEGAMKNSQYQVDHALEALGNGGVFGRGVGMGEQKLGYLPEAYKDVVYASIGEEFGFIGTFAVLIAFAILFSQGYNIARSSTTRFGRYMAVALTTSLFMNFVIHVCVCVRLIPATGQPLPFLSFGGTNLLLSAAFIGILLNISRPTSGKSIREPYMSSTLSFDTGRFMNFRTRRSSI; the protein is encoded by the coding sequence ATGTCTAACGCACAGTCCACAGGAATGAACAAACTGTTGATGTTTGTCACACTAATGTTAGTGTGCTTTGGCTGTGTTGTTGTCTATTCGGCATCGGCACCTGTGGCTTTGTCGAAAAATTTGCCCGCAGAGCATTATCTCTTGGCTCATTTAAGCAAGGTCTTGGCATCTGTCGTCATTATTGGCGTGTTCTATAAGATTGACTATGCGTTATGGAAGGTGATGTCTCGTGTGATTTTTGGTGTCGGCGCCGTTCTTACGCTTGCAGCTATTGTTTCTGGGGGCGAGGTGAAAGGAGCTTCTCGCTGGATCTTTGGTATACAGCCCTCCGAGATTATGAAGTTTGGCTTTATCACTTGGGTTTGTGCGAAGCTGTCGGATGCAGGTGATGAAATCAAGTCGCTCAAGTGCTCGATTATCCAGCCTGCAGTACCTCTCGGAATTGCCGCGATTTTGCTTCTTTGCCAGCCGAATTACTCGATGCTGATCATGTTCTGCACCTTGTTGCTCGTTTTGCTCTTTATTGCGGGTGCAAACTATAAGTATGTAGGTTTGAGTGTCCTTGTGAGTGTTCCTTTGGGAATTATCGCAATGCTTCTAAAATCCCATACCCGTATGCGTATTCTTGCCTTTTTCTCTGATGAAGGCGCCATGAAAAATTCGCAGTACCAGGTGGATCATGCTCTCGAGGCTCTTGGAAATGGCGGAGTCTTTGGAAGAGGCGTTGGCATGGGTGAACAGAAACTCGGCTATTTGCCCGAAGCTTATAAGGATGTTGTCTACGCGTCGATTGGCGAAGAATTTGGCTTTATCGGTACATTTGCCGTTTTGATTGCTTTCGCGATTCTTTTCTCGCAGGGCTACAATATTGCAAGGTCTTCGACGACGCGTTTTGGCAGGTATATGGCTGTAGCGCTTACGACATCGCTTTTCATGAATTTTGTCATTCATGTGTGCGTGTGCGTGAGGCTTATTCCGGCAACAGGCCAGCCGCTTCCGTTCCTTAGCTTTGGCGGAACGAACTTGCTCTTGTCGGCTGCCTTTATTGGAATTTTGTTGAATATTTCTCGCCCGACAAGTGGCAAGAGCATCCGTGAACCCTATATGAGTAGTACGCTTTCTTTTGATACGGGTCGGTTTATGAATTTTAGGACAAGAAGGAGTTCTATATGA
- the murC gene encoding UDP-N-acetylmuramate--L-alanine ligase gives MQINDCKRVRRLHFVGIGGAGMSGIAEVLHENGFVVTGSDMGEGAVIDYLKGLGIRIDSKHEAKNVVDADLVVYSSAIPFDNPELVEARNRRIPVIRRAEMLGELMRLKYTLSIAGTHGKTTTTSIVGAIWEEAGLDPTIIVGGIVKGKCSGAKVGHGDYLIAESDEFDRSFLSMMPSSAIITNIDADHLDTYENIDAIKDAFTQFANKIPFYGQVIVCLDDPNVQQILSHLKKPVITYGFTRQAKYRIENLKFVKGYPQFEILNDGKSLGEFKLQIPGRHNVLNATAAVALAVEEGISIEVARKAVAAFEGVKRRFEFIGEKNGVMVFDDYAHHPTEATATLLGFREAFPDKRIIVAFQPHLFTRTRDQHEAFGSAFANCDVLLVTDIYPSREKPIEGVTGAMVANSAADRGHRDARFIGDLNNLIPVCKDLLKPNDVIVLMGAGNIWKLGQTILEKSI, from the coding sequence ATGCAGATTAATGATTGTAAACGTGTTCGTCGCCTTCATTTTGTGGGTATCGGTGGTGCCGGTATGTCCGGTATTGCTGAGGTGCTTCACGAAAACGGTTTCGTGGTGACAGGTTCCGATATGGGCGAAGGCGCTGTCATTGACTATTTGAAGGGCCTTGGCATCCGTATTGACTCGAAACACGAAGCAAAGAATGTCGTAGATGCGGACTTGGTCGTTTATTCTTCTGCCATTCCGTTTGACAATCCGGAACTTGTCGAAGCCCGCAATCGCCGCATTCCGGTGATTCGCCGTGCCGAAATGCTCGGTGAACTGATGCGCCTCAAGTACACGCTCTCTATTGCCGGTACGCATGGCAAGACCACGACGACGTCTATCGTTGGCGCCATCTGGGAAGAAGCTGGTCTTGACCCGACGATTATCGTCGGTGGCATTGTGAAGGGCAAGTGCAGTGGCGCAAAAGTGGGCCACGGCGACTACCTCATTGCCGAAAGTGACGAATTTGACCGTAGTTTCCTTTCGATGATGCCCTCTTCGGCGATCATCACGAACATCGATGCCGACCATCTCGATACTTACGAGAACATTGATGCCATCAAGGATGCGTTCACTCAGTTTGCAAACAAGATCCCGTTCTACGGTCAGGTGATTGTATGCCTCGACGATCCGAACGTGCAGCAGATTTTGTCGCACTTGAAGAAGCCGGTGATTACGTATGGCTTTACTCGCCAGGCGAAGTACCGCATTGAAAATCTCAAGTTCGTGAAGGGCTATCCGCAGTTTGAAATCTTGAATGACGGCAAGAGCCTTGGCGAATTCAAGCTCCAGATTCCGGGCCGCCACAATGTGTTGAATGCGACTGCCGCTGTGGCTCTCGCTGTCGAAGAAGGCATTTCGATTGAAGTTGCTCGCAAGGCCGTGGCTGCATTCGAAGGCGTGAAGCGCCGCTTTGAATTTATCGGCGAAAAGAACGGTGTCATGGTTTTTGATGACTATGCGCACCATCCGACGGAAGCGACTGCTACACTCCTCGGATTCCGCGAAGCGTTCCCGGACAAGCGCATCATTGTCGCTTTCCAGCCGCACTTGTTTACGCGTACCCGCGACCAGCACGAAGCTTTTGGTAGCGCCTTTGCAAACTGCGATGTGCTCTTGGTGACCGATATCTATCCGTCTCGCGAAAAGCCGATTGAAGGCGTGACCGGTGCGATGGTTGCTAACAGTGCCGCTGACCGTGGTCATCGCGATGCCCGCTTTATCGGAGATTTGAACAACTTGATTCCGGTTTGCAAGGACTTGCTCAAGCCGAACGACGTGATCGTTCTGATGGGTGCCGGCAATATCTGGAAGCTTGGACAGACGATTTTGGAGAAAAGCATTTGA
- the ftsA gene encoding cell division protein FtsA: MDDDKQIVKKEDYIFGLDIGASKVNLFVGISEGESVRVVECGDFPLESSDEYDSVVETLQKAVHVLESSAGVDVRDVYVGIAGKHVSSFSYKGLVTLPTNEVRDEDIINVQRQASTLPDKAGEIIHIFPGEYTLDDRTGIRNPKGYSGRRLGVEVQVVTSRPNALQDIAKCVNRAGLNVAGFVLEPLAAASAVLSDDERELGVALIDIGAGSADVAVFVKDSVRYTASLDIAGNIITSDISKCLKVPVSLTKAEELKKKYGTCSLNNLIEDETFPVPGVGDRGEVLCSRKLLAQIITARVAEIFKLLAKDLEKHHLDTVIDGGIVLTGGCCNLAGIEEIAAKVFKKPVHIGKPRGMSGIQEAFQNPSYATGIGLLYYANKKHREKKQRDTDTQLLVTVKKGMQRIRDIFKTYF; encoded by the coding sequence ATGGATGACGATAAGCAAATAGTCAAAAAAGAGGACTACATTTTCGGGCTGGATATTGGCGCCTCGAAAGTGAATTTGTTCGTTGGCATCTCGGAAGGTGAATCCGTCCGAGTTGTGGAATGTGGTGACTTTCCGTTGGAATCGTCTGACGAATACGATTCCGTTGTGGAAACGCTGCAAAAGGCCGTCCATGTGCTTGAATCATCGGCGGGTGTCGATGTGCGCGATGTCTATGTGGGCATCGCAGGAAAACATGTGTCCTCGTTCAGCTACAAGGGCCTGGTGACGCTTCCGACAAACGAAGTGCGCGATGAAGACATTATCAATGTTCAGCGTCAGGCAAGTACGCTTCCGGACAAGGCTGGCGAAATCATCCATATCTTCCCGGGTGAATATACGCTGGACGACAGAACGGGTATCCGCAATCCGAAAGGCTATTCTGGCCGTCGCTTAGGAGTTGAAGTTCAGGTGGTTACCTCACGCCCGAATGCTCTCCAGGATATCGCCAAGTGCGTGAATCGTGCGGGCCTCAACGTGGCGGGCTTTGTCCTCGAACCGCTCGCTGCTGCGTCCGCTGTTCTGTCCGATGACGAACGTGAACTTGGAGTGGCGCTGATTGATATTGGTGCCGGCTCTGCAGACGTGGCCGTCTTTGTCAAGGATTCCGTGCGCTATACGGCATCGCTCGACATTGCTGGCAACATTATTACAAGCGATATTAGCAAGTGCCTCAAGGTTCCGGTTTCTCTCACGAAGGCCGAAGAACTCAAGAAGAAGTATGGCACCTGCTCGCTCAACAATTTGATTGAAGATGAAACTTTCCCGGTTCCAGGTGTGGGCGACCGTGGAGAAGTTCTTTGTTCCCGTAAGCTTTTGGCTCAAATTATTACTGCGCGTGTTGCAGAAATCTTCAAGCTTTTGGCGAAGGACTTGGAAAAGCACCACCTCGACACCGTCATTGATGGCGGTATCGTCCTTACGGGTGGCTGCTGCAACCTTGCTGGCATTGAAGAAATTGCAGCTAAAGTATTCAAGAAGCCTGTGCATATCGGCAAGCCGAGAGGCATGAGCGGCATTCAGGAAGCTTTCCAGAATCCGTCTTATGCAACCGGCATTGGCCTCTTGTACTACGCGAACAAGAAGCATCGCGAAAAGAAACAACGTGATACAGATACCCAGCTGCTTGTTACAGTAAAGAAGGGTATGCAGCGTATTCGCGACATCTTTAAGACTTACTTTTAA
- a CDS encoding penicillin-binding protein: MNKFGADPLFILKSLVLCTIGVLILQTFDIQVLNRNVYQVNTRSMVTHTKNLYAERGTIMDRNGIVFAESMRDTSDNLGYSRLFLQGSLASQIVGKVGYDGSGSMGMEKIFNDSLRGDDGIRLSIQDVKRREVHSRSKNVVEAKSGLNLVLTIDRNMQEIVEKALKDGVAEFMATSASAVVVDPYTGEILAMASYPTFDPNSKNQGVDRAGKNEIVSMSYEPGSTFKVITAAAALENHVVSPNKVFANEGRCWQWNPRSEKICDTHVYGDMDMSEAMVQSSNIVFAKIASEVGAVRMQKMARAFGIGEKAFDNYIGEENGRLLTPAELTRDDRTLKTMGFGHAVSVTPIQMVMAYAAIANGGKLMRPQIVKEWRNSNGDVVKKIEPMEIRRAVSEKTAASIRKMLNRVVNSGTAKKVASQKLNDVLFGGKTGTAEKYNRETRSYDRNSQVASFIGLAPSEDTRYVCLVLVDDPQGKHVGGLTAGPIFRRIMEGIYYHPSLSPLAHNLKQVKLGSPCDRDFAGMTATSAKDYAKKNKCPVRFEGKGLRVISERMDAGLVNGKTLVLGDAVAHRMPNLQGLSLKDALEVMGNIRMNVEYTGKGRVVAQEPKAEEALRKGAICKLTLKEKS, from the coding sequence ATGAATAAGTTCGGTGCTGATCCTCTGTTTATATTGAAGAGCCTTGTGCTTTGTACGATTGGCGTACTGATTTTGCAGACCTTTGATATTCAGGTTTTGAATCGCAATGTCTATCAGGTGAATACGCGGTCTATGGTAACGCATACGAAGAATTTGTATGCAGAACGTGGCACGATCATGGACCGCAACGGAATTGTTTTTGCCGAAAGCATGCGCGATACGAGCGATAACCTGGGTTACAGTCGCTTGTTCTTGCAGGGTTCGCTTGCCTCGCAGATTGTGGGGAAGGTGGGCTACGATGGCAGCGGCAGCATGGGCATGGAAAAAATTTTCAATGACAGCTTGCGCGGTGACGATGGCATTCGCCTGAGCATCCAGGACGTGAAAAGGCGTGAAGTTCATTCGCGTTCGAAGAATGTTGTTGAAGCAAAGTCTGGCTTGAATCTCGTGTTGACGATTGACCGCAATATGCAGGAAATTGTCGAGAAAGCTTTGAAGGATGGCGTTGCCGAGTTCATGGCGACGAGCGCAAGTGCTGTCGTCGTGGATCCGTACACCGGCGAAATCCTTGCGATGGCAAGCTATCCGACGTTTGACCCGAATTCCAAGAATCAGGGTGTCGATCGCGCTGGTAAAAATGAAATTGTCTCGATGTCGTACGAACCTGGGTCTACGTTCAAGGTGATTACGGCTGCCGCAGCTCTTGAAAATCATGTCGTTAGTCCGAACAAGGTCTTTGCAAATGAAGGCCGCTGCTGGCAATGGAACCCGAGATCCGAAAAGATTTGCGATACTCACGTCTATGGCGATATGGATATGAGTGAAGCTATGGTGCAGTCTTCGAATATCGTGTTTGCGAAGATCGCCTCTGAAGTGGGCGCCGTGCGGATGCAGAAAATGGCTCGCGCTTTTGGTATCGGGGAAAAGGCTTTTGACAATTACATTGGCGAAGAAAACGGAAGACTCTTAACGCCTGCGGAACTGACTCGCGATGATAGAACTTTAAAGACGATGGGCTTTGGCCACGCTGTTTCTGTAACGCCGATCCAGATGGTCATGGCGTATGCCGCTATTGCTAATGGCGGTAAGCTCATGCGCCCGCAGATTGTGAAGGAATGGCGCAATTCTAATGGTGATGTTGTCAAAAAGATTGAACCGATGGAAATCCGCAGGGCTGTTTCTGAAAAGACAGCCGCATCGATTCGCAAGATGCTCAATCGCGTGGTGAATAGCGGTACTGCGAAGAAAGTTGCGTCGCAGAAGCTTAACGATGTGCTGTTTGGCGGCAAAACGGGTACGGCTGAAAAGTACAACCGCGAGACTCGTTCTTACGACCGCAATTCCCAGGTGGCTTCGTTTATTGGTCTTGCTCCGTCCGAAGATACGCGCTATGTGTGCCTGGTGCTTGTGGATGACCCGCAGGGAAAACATGTGGGCGGCCTCACTGCTGGTCCGATTTTCCGCCGCATCATGGAAGGAATTTATTACCATCCGTCGCTCTCCCCGCTGGCTCATAACTTGAAACAGGTGAAACTCGGTTCTCCTTGTGACAGGGATTTTGCCGGGATGACGGCGACGTCGGCTAAGGATTATGCTAAAAAGAACAAGTGTCCGGTTCGTTTCGAAGGCAAGGGTCTCCGCGTGATTTCGGAACGTATGGATGCGGGTCTGGTGAATGGAAAGACGCTTGTGCTTGGCGATGCTGTTGCGCACAGGATGCCCAACTTGCAGGGACTTTCGTTAAAGGATGCTCTCGAAGTGATGGGGAACATCCGCATGAATGTTGAATATACAGGAAAGGGACGCGTTGTAGCCCAGGAGCCGAAGGCCGAAGAAGCTTTGCGGAAGGGCGCTATTTGCAAGCTTACCTTAAAGGAGAAAAGCTGA
- the murF gene encoding UDP-N-acetylmuramoyl-tripeptide--D-alanyl-D-alanine ligase, with product MLKLDLTIGEMLKILETEAVGVPARTLKRKVNLCMDSRESAKGVVFWPIKGARFDAHQFVSQMEKDGALMSVVNQTAIDPNFKMYAPVDDTTKALLKLAKGYQRLFKLKKVAITGSNGKTTTKEMTKAVLSMKFNTHATKGNFNNHIGVPMTLFQLKHSHEAAVVEMGTSGPDEIRPLSLATEPDIAVITNIGASHLERLGDLDGVFNEKINIVAGLKKGGTLIVNADDERLCKVKATKNYKVVTFGVRRGILKPEKLKWTENLCADFYIGRTHFVLNVPGDHNLYDALAAIAVGEALRIPKSDIAKALAGFTSTSMRMEIKAANGFKVISDCYNANPSSTKMALQTLGNMRVEGKRIAVLGDMLELGKESGNLHKQIGTLVPEMNFDVLLAVGKEAKKYVEGAKSRGMKNVQYFETVPEVISHLSETVAEGDILLVKGSRGMHMEQVVDALLHMVPVFKI from the coding sequence ATGCTGAAGCTTGATTTGACAATTGGAGAAATGCTCAAGATTCTGGAAACCGAGGCTGTCGGTGTTCCGGCCCGCACCTTGAAGCGCAAGGTGAATCTTTGCATGGATTCTCGTGAAAGTGCTAAGGGCGTTGTCTTTTGGCCGATTAAGGGTGCTCGCTTTGACGCCCACCAGTTTGTATCTCAAATGGAAAAGGATGGAGCTTTGATGAGCGTTGTAAACCAGACTGCTATCGATCCGAATTTCAAGATGTACGCTCCAGTCGATGATACGACGAAAGCCCTCTTGAAGCTTGCCAAGGGCTATCAAAGACTTTTCAAGTTGAAGAAGGTCGCCATTACCGGAAGTAATGGCAAGACCACTACAAAGGAAATGACGAAGGCTGTGCTTTCGATGAAGTTCAATACCCATGCGACAAAGGGGAACTTCAATAACCATATCGGTGTCCCGATGACGCTTTTCCAGCTGAAGCATAGCCATGAAGCTGCCGTTGTCGAAATGGGCACAAGCGGTCCGGATGAAATTCGTCCACTTTCCCTGGCTACGGAACCGGATATTGCCGTGATTACGAACATTGGCGCAAGCCACCTCGAACGCCTTGGCGATCTGGACGGCGTTTTCAACGAAAAGATCAACATTGTCGCAGGTCTCAAGAAGGGCGGCACGTTGATTGTGAACGCCGATGACGAGCGCCTCTGCAAGGTGAAGGCGACCAAGAATTACAAGGTCGTGACGTTCGGTGTTCGCCGTGGTATCCTCAAGCCTGAAAAGCTCAAGTGGACTGAAAACCTCTGCGCTGATTTCTACATCGGCCGTACGCATTTTGTGTTGAATGTCCCGGGTGACCATAACCTTTATGACGCTCTTGCTGCAATTGCCGTGGGTGAGGCTCTCCGCATCCCGAAGAGTGATATTGCAAAGGCTTTGGCTGGCTTTACCTCCACAAGCATGCGCATGGAAATCAAGGCCGCAAACGGCTTCAAGGTGATTTCGGACTGCTACAATGCAAACCCGTCTTCGACGAAGATGGCGCTCCAGACGCTTGGCAACATGCGTGTTGAAGGCAAGCGCATTGCAGTGCTTGGCGACATGCTTGAACTTGGCAAGGAAAGTGGCAATTTGCACAAGCAGATAGGAACTTTGGTTCCTGAAATGAATTTTGACGTGCTCCTTGCCGTTGGTAAGGAAGCTAAGAAATATGTTGAAGGGGCGAAGTCTCGCGGTATGAAAAATGTCCAGTACTTCGAAACTGTCCCGGAAGTCATCAGCCATTTGAGCGAAACGGTTGCGGAAGGCGATATCCTCTTGGTGAAGGGGAGCCGCGGCATGCACATGGAACAAGTGGTCGATGCGCTCCTCCACATGGTGCCCGTGTTCAAGATTTAA